The Anopheles merus strain MAF chromosome 2L, AmerM5.1, whole genome shotgun sequence genome has a segment encoding these proteins:
- the LOC121592947 gene encoding esterase B1-like, which produces MVMRSAPLMGWKNVSTGSDAEKHMPITRICVQVQQGSVYGVRDKLPNGQSYYYFKGVPYAKAPVGALRFKSPAPLEKFAVSYLDCTRERSNCLGLDVLTKEISGSEDGLFLNIYTPKLGKRDDPEPLPVMVFIHGGGLIGGHGDSSLYLPNYLVQEGVIVVTLNYRLGVLGFLCLPDAGIEGNAGLKDQRAALRWISENIGVFGGDASNVTLFGASSGAIAVNFHCLSPESKRYFHKAILQSGSIYTEFAFQEQPEEKARRLAKLLGHSPATDGEVYEVLRAAPARKLFELQPLVLTEREKAVERLFQIPFLPVIERSDSPDALITRHPTEILSEPNSMDIPIILGYNERDGMMVLIDAIKTLAAYNAEPERFIPRTVALDYFSPEARALGEEIREFYFGARPVCRDTLNQLTDVFTDKYLLAYRMTVELWARHQRRSKFFGYRFAFDGLLNKGKAIMSLGTMKGAAHIDEVYYLFSSPLLRTEVPETDRAYGLRKTMVRLWSNFARYGDPTPAQPVPDPVVPFRWEPQPNVPDSQDVPLLCLNITNDGIAMAEMPEKRRMNFWAGLFERFNGKLANVKLPLISSAHADAPDLNNNTL; this is translated from the exons ATGGTTATGCGAAGTGCACCACTGATGGGATGGAAGAACGTCAGCACCGGTTCCGATGCTGAGAAGCACATG CCAATCACGCGAATATGCGTCCAGGTGCAGCAAGGCTCGGTGTACGGCGTGCGCGACAAACTGCCGAACGGGCAGAGCTACTACTACTTCAAGGGTGTGCCGTACGCGAAAGCGCCCGTCGGCGCGCTGCGCTTCAAGTCGCCGGCCCCGCTGGAGAAGTTCGCCGTCTCCTATCTGGACTGCACCCGGGAGCGCAGCAACTGTCTCGGGCTGGACGTGCTGACGAAGGAGATCAGCGGCTCGGAGGACGGCCTGTTCCTGAACATCTACACACCGAAGCTGGGCAAGCGGGACGACCCGGAACCGCTGCCGGTGATGGTGTTCATCCACGGCGGCGGGCTGATCGGTGGCCACGGCGACAGCTCGCTCTATCTGCCCAACTATCTCGTCCAGGAGGGCGTGATTGTGGTCACGCTCAACTATCGGCTCGGTGTGCTCGGGTTCCTGTGCCTGCCGGACGCCGGAATCGAGGGCAATGCGGGTTTGAAGGATCAGCGGGCGGCGCTACGCTGGATTTCCGAGAACATTGGCGTGTTTGGCGGTGACGCGTCCAACGTGACGCTGTTCGGGGCGAGCTCGGGCGCGATCGCGGTCAACTTCCACTGTCTGTCGCCGGAATCGAAGCGTTACTTTCACAAGGCCATTCTGCAGAGCGGTTCCATCTACACGGAGTTTGCGTTCCAGGAGCAGCCGGAAGAGAAGGCCCGCCGGCTGGCGAAGCTGCTCGGTCACAGTCCCGCCACCGACGGGGAGGTGTACGAGGTACTGCGAGCGGCACCCGCCCGGAAACTGTTCGAGCTGCAGCCGCTGGTGCTGACGGAGCGTGAGAAAGCGGTCGAGCGGCTGTTCCAGATCCCGTTCCTCCCGGTGATCGAGCGGTCGGACTCGCCGGACGCGCTGATCACGCGCCATCCGACCGAGATCCTCAGCGAGCCCAACTCGATGGACATTCCGATAATACTGGGGTACAATGAGCGCGACGGTATGATGGTGCTGATCGACGCCATCAAGACGCTGGCCGCATACAACGCCGAGCCGGAACGGTTTATACCGCGAACGGTGGCGCTCGATTACTTCTCGCCCGAGGCACGCGCGCTGGGCGAAGAGATCCGGGAGTTTTACTTCGGTGCGCGCCCCGTCTGCCGGGACACGCTCAACCAGCTGACGGATGTGTTCACCGACAAGTATCTGCTGGCGTACCGCATGACGGTGGAGCTGTGGGCGCGCCATCAGCGTCGGTCGAAGTTTTTCGGCTACCGGTTCGCGTTCGACGGTCTGCTGAACAAGGGCAAAGCGATCATGTCGCTGGGCACGATGAAGGGCGCGGCCCACATTGACGAGGTGTACTATCTGTTCAGCTCGCCGCTGCTGCGCACGGAAGTGCCCGAGACGGACCGTGCGTACGGGCTGCGCAAAACGATGGTACGGCTGTGGAGCAACTTCGCCCGGTACGGTGATCCGACGCCGGCCCAACCGGTCCCCGATCCGGTCGTGCCGTTCCGCTGGGAGCCGCAACCGAACGTGCCGGACAGCCAGGACGTGCCGCTGCTGTGTCTGAACATTACGAACGACGGCATTGCGATGGCCGAGATGCCCGAAAAGCGGCGGATGAACTTTTGGGCCGGCCTGTTCGAGCGGTTCAACGGGAAGCTGGCCAACGTGAAGCTGCCACTGATCAGCTCGGCGCACGCGGATGCGCCCGATCTAAACAACAACACGCTGTAG